A portion of the Pseudomonas sp. PSE14 genome contains these proteins:
- a CDS encoding biotin-dependent carboxyltransferase family protein gives MSLKVLACGPLCLLQDGGRHGWQGLGVSPGGPVDKHAAAWANRLLGNAPDAALLEIALGGAELEAQVDTWLALSGAELPLSLDGEPLPAWSRFRVRAGQRLKLGFARAGQRAYLAVAGGFRAEPVLGSVSTQTRERLGGLAGNGQPLAVGDVLACVADDERFTRGASVPWPYQPDYREAPILRVLPGPDTFTDEQRKTFFDQPWRISPQSDRMGVRLRGEALGAPRRQWSLGVVEGAIQVPPDGQPIILLADRQTMGGYPMLGVLHPLDIGRLAQCPAHSEVRFTPATVEQAQADLRAFLRFFAT, from the coding sequence ATGAGCCTGAAGGTGCTCGCCTGCGGCCCGCTGTGCCTGCTGCAGGACGGCGGACGCCACGGTTGGCAGGGATTGGGCGTATCGCCTGGCGGCCCTGTGGATAAACACGCGGCGGCCTGGGCCAATCGCCTGCTGGGTAACGCCCCAGACGCAGCGCTGCTGGAGATCGCCCTGGGCGGCGCGGAGCTGGAGGCGCAGGTGGATACCTGGCTGGCACTGTCGGGGGCAGAGCTGCCATTGAGCCTCGATGGCGAACCGTTGCCGGCCTGGTCGCGCTTTCGGGTACGGGCGGGTCAGCGCCTGAAGCTGGGCTTCGCCCGTGCTGGACAGCGCGCCTACCTCGCCGTCGCGGGCGGCTTCCGCGCGGAGCCGGTGCTGGGCAGTGTCTCGACCCAAACCCGCGAGCGGCTGGGCGGCCTTGCCGGTAACGGCCAACCCTTGGCGGTGGGCGATGTGCTGGCGTGCGTCGCGGATGACGAGCGTTTCACGCGTGGCGCCAGCGTGCCCTGGCCGTACCAGCCGGATTACCGCGAAGCGCCCATACTGCGCGTGCTGCCCGGCCCGGATACCTTCACCGACGAACAACGCAAGACCTTCTTCGACCAGCCCTGGCGGATCAGCCCGCAATCCGACCGCATGGGCGTGCGCCTGCGCGGCGAGGCACTGGGCGCGCCGCGCCGGCAGTGGTCATTGGGCGTGGTGGAAGGGGCCATCCAGGTACCGCCCGACGGCCAGCCGATCATCCTGCTGGCCGATCGGCAGACCATGGGCGGCTATCCCATGCTTGGCGTTCTGCACCCGCTGGATATCGGTCGCCTGGCGCAATGTCCGGCGCACAGCGAAGTGCGCTTCACCCCGGCGACGGTGGAGCAGGCCCAGGCGGACCTGCGCGCGTTCCTGCGCTTCTTCGCTACCTAG
- the pxpB gene encoding 5-oxoprolinase subunit PxpB, which translates to MIRVEPFGAQALLITLAEQPDDALPLRIARLAKRLRSELGLVLTDCVPGWTTLLLHYDLLRIDLPQLQRRVRAALSDWPGDAIVESVGRLHEIAVWYAGDDLDDVARLCGLKPAQVIELHASRDYRVGAIGFAPGFAYLGELDERLALPRRATPRTRVPAGSLAIAERQTAVYPQASPGGWHLLGRTAQRLFDPRREPPCPLAVGDRVRFVPIDEAAYRAAGGEP; encoded by the coding sequence ATGATTCGCGTCGAGCCCTTTGGCGCCCAGGCGCTGCTGATCACCCTGGCCGAACAGCCCGACGACGCCCTGCCGCTGCGCATCGCACGCCTTGCCAAGCGTCTTCGTTCCGAATTGGGGCTGGTGCTGACCGACTGCGTGCCGGGTTGGACCACCCTCCTGTTGCACTACGACCTGCTGCGCATCGACCTGCCACAACTACAGCGCCGCGTGCGGGCTGCGCTGTCGGACTGGCCGGGCGACGCCATCGTGGAATCGGTGGGGCGCCTGCATGAGATCGCCGTGTGGTACGCCGGCGACGACCTCGACGACGTTGCGCGCCTGTGCGGACTCAAGCCCGCGCAGGTGATCGAGCTGCACGCCAGCCGCGATTACCGCGTCGGCGCCATCGGTTTTGCACCCGGTTTCGCCTACCTGGGCGAGCTGGACGAACGCCTCGCCCTGCCGCGCCGCGCCACCCCGCGCACCCGGGTGCCGGCCGGCAGCCTGGCCATCGCCGAGCGGCAAACGGCGGTTTATCCACAAGCCTCCCCCGGCGGCTGGCACCTGCTGGGGCGTACCGCGCAGCGCCTGTTCGACCCGCGCCGGGAGCCACCTTGCCCATTGGCAGTGGGCGACCGCGTGCGTTTCGTACCCATCGACGAAGCGGCCTATCGCGCCGCCGGCGGTGAACCATGA
- a CDS encoding sulfite reductase flavoprotein subunit alpha has protein sequence MKKVWFQLHWLFGISAGLVLALMGLTGAMLSFQDEILRAVNPASLTVEKRAEGTLPMDELIRRVESAEPGKKVAFVWVNIDGDQAGRLFYTPKPGQRRGESRYVDPYTAGFLPAPKGEGFFNFVMQLHRFLAAGEAGKQVTAACTLILLYLCLSGLYLRWPRKALNWRAWLTLDWAKKGRAFNWDLHAVAGTWCLAFYLLATLTGLYWSYDWYRDGLFKLLDDSPAGQAKGGQRGGKRGPAPEGPPPVVDASAVWATIQQAGGPAMVTYNLRLPPVQGRPATVFYLLDDAAHERAFNEMTIDPASGKLLAHKRYNDSSFGKQLLTSVYALHVGSYFGLPGRILMMLASLSMPLFFITGWLLYLDRRRKKRAAQAARGELNHDTRADAWLVGYASQSGFAEQLAWQSAGQLQAAGLPVRVEPLAKLDRAQLEQTRNALFVVSTFGDGEAPDSARGFERHLLGQRLGLADLRFAVLALGDRQYDHFCGFARRLQGWLQGQGAHTLFDGVEVDNGDAAALHHWQQRLAELSGAAPQAAFSAPAFEVWTLAGREHLNPGSQGESTWLLRLAAPSDSQIDWNAGDLVEIVPRQPQFLVNAWLGCLGLDGESRIQADGLAASLRDALAGCLLPANLEHLVGLHGQAVYDALIKLSVRQYSIASLRSDGALELIVRQEQHADGSLGICSGWLTEYLPEGGSLLLRLRRNRSFHLSEDDRPLILIGNGTGIAGLRSLLRASIAEGRRRNWLLFGERNIAHDFYCREELEGALARGELQRLDVAFSRDQAEKVYVQDRLRANGDVLTQWLDEGAVIHVCGSLQGMAEGVDRALREMLGDAEVEALLESGRYRRDVY, from the coding sequence TTGAAGAAAGTCTGGTTCCAGTTGCATTGGCTGTTCGGTATCAGCGCAGGTTTAGTCTTGGCGCTGATGGGCCTGACCGGGGCGATGCTGTCGTTCCAGGATGAAATCCTGCGCGCCGTGAACCCTGCCAGCCTCACCGTGGAAAAGCGTGCCGAGGGCACGCTGCCGATGGACGAACTGATCCGCCGGGTGGAAAGCGCCGAGCCGGGCAAGAAGGTCGCCTTCGTCTGGGTGAACATCGACGGCGACCAGGCCGGCCGCCTCTTCTACACGCCCAAGCCCGGCCAGCGCCGCGGCGAGTCGCGCTACGTCGACCCGTACACTGCGGGCTTCCTGCCGGCGCCCAAGGGCGAAGGCTTCTTCAACTTCGTCATGCAGCTGCACCGCTTCCTCGCCGCGGGCGAGGCGGGCAAGCAGGTCACCGCCGCCTGCACGCTGATCCTGCTCTACCTGTGCCTGTCCGGCCTGTACCTGCGCTGGCCGCGCAAGGCCTTGAACTGGCGCGCCTGGCTGACCCTGGACTGGGCCAAGAAGGGCCGCGCGTTCAACTGGGACCTGCACGCCGTGGCCGGTACCTGGTGCCTGGCGTTCTACCTCCTGGCGACGCTGACCGGCCTGTACTGGTCCTACGACTGGTACCGCGACGGCCTGTTCAAGCTGCTCGACGACTCGCCGGCCGGCCAAGCCAAGGGCGGCCAGCGCGGCGGCAAGCGCGGACCGGCGCCGGAGGGCCCGCCGCCGGTGGTCGATGCCAGCGCCGTCTGGGCCACCATCCAGCAGGCCGGCGGTCCCGCGATGGTTACCTACAACTTGCGCCTGCCGCCAGTGCAAGGCCGGCCCGCCACCGTCTTCTATCTTTTGGACGACGCAGCCCACGAGCGCGCCTTCAACGAGATGACCATCGACCCGGCCAGCGGCAAGCTGCTGGCCCACAAGCGCTACAACGACAGTTCCTTTGGCAAGCAACTGCTGACCAGCGTCTACGCCCTGCACGTGGGCAGCTATTTCGGCCTGCCAGGACGAATCCTGATGATGCTGGCGAGCCTGTCGATGCCGCTGTTCTTCATCACCGGCTGGCTGCTCTACCTCGACCGCCGCCGCAAGAAGCGCGCGGCCCAGGCGGCGCGTGGGGAACTGAACCATGACACCCGCGCCGATGCCTGGCTGGTGGGCTATGCCAGCCAGAGCGGCTTCGCCGAGCAACTGGCCTGGCAGAGCGCTGGTCAATTGCAGGCCGCCGGTCTGCCGGTGCGAGTCGAACCGCTGGCGAAGCTGGACCGTGCGCAGCTGGAGCAGACCCGCAACGCCCTGTTCGTGGTCAGCACCTTCGGCGACGGCGAGGCCCCGGACAGCGCCCGCGGCTTCGAGCGCCACCTGCTGGGCCAGCGCCTCGGGCTGGCCGACCTGCGCTTCGCCGTGCTCGCCCTGGGCGATCGCCAGTACGACCACTTCTGCGGCTTCGCCCGCCGCCTGCAGGGCTGGCTGCAAGGGCAGGGCGCGCACACGCTGTTCGATGGCGTCGAAGTGGACAACGGCGATGCCGCCGCACTGCACCACTGGCAGCAGCGCCTCGCTGAGCTTTCCGGCGCCGCGCCGCAGGCGGCGTTCAGTGCGCCGGCCTTCGAGGTCTGGACGCTGGCTGGACGTGAGCACCTCAACCCGGGCAGCCAGGGCGAGTCCACCTGGCTGCTGCGCCTGGCCGCGCCGAGCGATTCGCAGATCGACTGGAATGCCGGCGACCTGGTGGAAATCGTCCCGCGCCAGCCACAGTTCCTGGTCAACGCCTGGCTGGGATGCCTGGGTCTGGACGGCGAGTCGCGCATCCAGGCCGATGGCCTGGCCGCCTCGCTGAGGGACGCCCTGGCCGGCTGCCTGCTGCCGGCCAATCTCGAACACCTGGTCGGCCTGCACGGCCAGGCGGTGTACGACGCGCTGATCAAGCTGTCGGTGCGCCAGTACTCCATCGCCTCACTGCGCAGCGATGGCGCGCTGGAACTGATCGTGCGCCAGGAACAGCACGCCGATGGTTCGCTGGGCATCTGCTCCGGCTGGCTGACCGAGTACCTGCCGGAGGGTGGCAGCCTGCTACTGCGCTTGCGCCGCAACCGCAGCTTCCACCTCAGTGAGGACGACCGTCCGCTGATCCTGATCGGCAACGGCACCGGTATCGCCGGCCTGCGCAGCCTGCTGCGCGCCAGTATCGCCGAAGGCCGCCGACGCAACTGGCTGCTGTTTGGTGAGCGCAATATCGCCCATGACTTCTACTGCCGCGAAGAGCTGGAAGGGGCATTGGCGCGGGGCGAACTGCAACGCCTGGACGTCGCCTTCTCTCGCGATCAGGCCGAGAAGGTCTACGTGCAGGATCGCCTGCGTGCCAACGGCGACGTGCTGACCCAGTGGCTGGACGAGGGCGCGGTGATCCACGTCTGCGGCAGCCTGCAGGGCATGGCCGAAGGAGTCGACCGTGCGCTGCGCGAGATGCTCGGTGATGCCGAGGTCGAGGCGCTGCTGGAGAGCGGGCGTTATCGGCGCGATGTGTACTGA
- a CDS encoding TonB-dependent siderophore receptor encodes MSRQSSDLVGNTPRLLASAVGVAITAMSGSHLAHAAESSEKKPSQDVLSLDADTVVGTQQDPTTYNVEKSASKKYTAPLLDTPRSVTVVPQQVIKDTGALTLQDALRTVPGITFGAGEGGNPTGDRPFIRGFDAQSDTYVDGVRDTGAQSREVFNLEQIEVSKGPNSAFGGRGAAGGSLNLISKQAKAGNFTDGSFTYGSDQTRRYTLDTNQEFLDGNAAFRLNLMTHDQNVAGRQAVDASRWGIAPSLTFGLNGPTRVTVSHYHLESDDTPDSGIPYAKSADRSKHNPDKPVNVDRDNFYGLEDRDFSKSRVDTSTITFEHDFNDNLSLRNTTRYGTSHQDYIMTQPDDSQGNVNNGTVWRRNNNRISTTTTATNQTDLFGEFYLAGFKNSFTTGLEFSREDSKRDGYTVDTNTGLNTNKCRPSIVGAPSGYNCTSLENPNPHDPWNGSITRNYKPLNTVGTTKAIYGFDTIDLNEQWQINAGVRFDSFETTAKNHGASPATKFEDSSNFWNWQAGVVYKPAPNGSIYASYATSATPPGAMLDNGNTSNAVDAFSVKNNLEPEETTNYEIGTKWSFLDERLELTGAIFRTDKDNARILVASQTYDNAGQSRVDGLELTASGKLTDKWKVFAGYSYLDSELVKAGKTGRNGNITANVPSNDGNEMPNTPKNSFSLWTTYDVLPNATIGGGTFYVDKVYGDVANTMYVPDYWRYDAMAAYKLSKNVDFQLNVQNVFDKKYFDKAYASHYATQAAGRTVLLSTNFHF; translated from the coding sequence ATGTCGCGCCAATCGTCCGATCTCGTCGGCAACACGCCGCGCCTCTTGGCATCCGCCGTCGGTGTCGCCATCACCGCCATGTCCGGCAGCCACCTGGCCCATGCCGCCGAATCCTCGGAGAAGAAGCCGAGCCAGGACGTATTGTCCCTGGACGCCGATACTGTCGTCGGCACCCAGCAGGACCCGACCACCTACAACGTCGAGAAGTCCGCGTCGAAGAAATACACCGCCCCGCTGCTGGATACACCGCGCTCGGTGACCGTGGTGCCGCAGCAGGTGATCAAGGACACCGGCGCGCTGACCCTGCAGGACGCCCTGCGTACCGTGCCGGGCATCACCTTCGGCGCCGGCGAGGGCGGCAACCCCACCGGCGACCGACCGTTCATCCGTGGCTTCGACGCGCAGAGCGACACCTATGTCGACGGCGTACGCGACACCGGCGCGCAATCCCGTGAAGTGTTCAACCTGGAACAGATCGAAGTCAGCAAGGGCCCGAACTCGGCCTTCGGCGGCCGTGGCGCGGCCGGTGGCAGCCTGAACCTGATCAGCAAGCAGGCCAAGGCCGGCAACTTCACCGACGGCAGCTTCACTTACGGCTCCGACCAGACCCGCCGCTACACCCTGGACACCAACCAGGAGTTCCTCGACGGCAACGCCGCCTTCCGCCTGAACCTGATGACCCACGACCAGAACGTCGCCGGCCGCCAGGCGGTGGACGCCAGCCGCTGGGGTATTGCGCCTTCGCTGACCTTCGGTCTCAACGGACCGACCCGCGTCACCGTCAGCCACTACCACCTGGAGAGCGACGACACGCCTGACTCGGGCATCCCGTACGCCAAGAGCGCCGACCGCAGCAAGCACAACCCCGACAAGCCGGTGAACGTCGACCGTGACAACTTCTATGGCCTGGAGGACCGCGACTTCTCCAAGAGCCGCGTGGACACCAGCACCATCACCTTCGAGCACGACTTCAACGACAACCTGAGCCTGCGCAACACCACCCGGTACGGCACCAGCCACCAGGACTACATCATGACGCAGCCCGACGACAGCCAGGGCAACGTCAACAATGGCACCGTGTGGCGGCGCAACAACAACCGCATCAGCACCACCACCACGGCGACCAACCAGACCGACCTGTTCGGCGAGTTCTACCTGGCCGGGTTCAAGAACAGCTTCACCACCGGTCTTGAGTTCAGCCGCGAAGACAGCAAGCGCGATGGCTACACGGTCGACACCAACACCGGCCTGAACACCAACAAGTGCCGTCCGTCGATCGTCGGCGCGCCCAGCGGCTACAACTGCACCAGCCTGGAAAACCCCAACCCGCACGATCCGTGGAACGGCAGCATCACCCGCAACTACAAGCCGCTGAACACAGTCGGCACCACCAAGGCGATCTACGGCTTCGACACCATCGACCTGAACGAGCAGTGGCAGATCAACGCCGGCGTGCGCTTCGACAGCTTCGAAACCACCGCGAAGAACCACGGCGCATCGCCCGCCACCAAGTTCGAAGACAGCTCCAACTTCTGGAACTGGCAGGCCGGCGTGGTCTACAAGCCGGCGCCCAACGGCAGCATCTACGCGTCCTACGCCACCTCGGCGACGCCGCCGGGCGCCATGCTGGACAACGGCAACACTTCCAACGCGGTGGACGCCTTCTCGGTGAAGAACAACCTGGAACCGGAAGAAACCACCAACTACGAGATCGGTACCAAGTGGAGCTTCCTGGATGAGCGCCTGGAGTTGACCGGCGCGATCTTCCGCACCGACAAGGACAATGCGCGCATCCTGGTGGCGTCGCAGACCTACGACAATGCCGGCCAGTCCCGCGTCGATGGCCTGGAGCTGACCGCCAGCGGCAAGCTGACCGACAAGTGGAAGGTCTTCGCCGGCTACAGCTACCTCGACAGCGAACTGGTGAAAGCCGGCAAGACCGGCCGTAACGGCAACATCACCGCCAACGTGCCGTCCAACGATGGCAACGAAATGCCCAACACGCCGAAGAACAGTTTCAGCCTGTGGACCACCTACGACGTCCTGCCCAACGCCACCATTGGCGGCGGCACCTTCTACGTCGACAAGGTGTATGGCGACGTGGCCAACACCATGTACGTCCCGGACTACTGGCGCTACGACGCGATGGCCGCCTACAAGCTGAGCAAGAACGTCGACTTCCAACTCAATGTGCAGAACGTCTTCGACAAGAAGTACTTCGACAAGGCCTATGCCTCGCACTACGCGACCCAGGCGGCCGGCCGCACCGTGCTGTTGTCCACCAACTTCCACTTCTAA
- a CDS encoding Lrp/AsnC family transcriptional regulator has product MKLDAYDHRILAALQRDGRLTNVQLAEEIGLSPSPCLRRVRLLEEAGMIRGYHAELGRDEVGLGLTVFVGVKVERHSDTSAAAFRQAVIDLPEVISVHLVSGESDFLLQVVLPDLRAYEQFLTGTLLKLPGVSDIRSNFAIQTVKESAPLPLRHLPR; this is encoded by the coding sequence ATCAAGCTGGATGCCTACGACCACCGCATCCTCGCCGCCCTGCAGCGCGATGGCCGCCTGACCAATGTGCAACTGGCCGAGGAAATCGGCCTCTCGCCCTCCCCCTGCCTGCGCCGGGTGCGCCTGCTGGAAGAAGCCGGGATGATCCGTGGCTACCACGCCGAACTGGGCCGCGACGAAGTCGGGCTGGGCCTGACGGTGTTCGTCGGGGTGAAGGTCGAGCGCCACAGCGACACCAGCGCCGCCGCGTTCCGCCAGGCAGTGATAGACCTGCCGGAAGTGATTTCGGTGCACCTGGTCAGCGGCGAGTCGGACTTCCTCCTGCAAGTGGTGCTACCGGACCTGCGCGCCTACGAACAATTTCTCACCGGCACCCTGCTCAAGCTGCCGGGTGTCAGCGACATCCGCAGCAACTTCGCGATCCAGACCGTGAAGGAATCCGCGCCGCTGCCGTTGCGGCACCTGCCTAGGTAG
- a CDS encoding 5-oxoprolinase subunit PxpA gives MTERTSRILLNCDMGESFGAWRMGDDAHAMPLIDQANLACGYHAGDPLTMQRTVRLAVEHGVSIGAHPAYPDLAGFGRRHLSCSPEEVQALVLYQVGALDAFCRAAGTRVDYVKPHGALYNDLVRDDALLSAVLDACAAYRKGLPLMVLALADNGRELQLADAADVPLMFEAFADRAYLPDGQLAPRRLPNAVHHEPQRILDQALAIARGEPFPDIDGKPLRLRADSLCVHGDNPESLAVLRRLRGLLDQA, from the coding sequence ATGACCGAACGCACCTCGCGGATTCTGCTCAACTGCGACATGGGCGAAAGCTTCGGTGCCTGGCGCATGGGGGACGACGCCCATGCCATGCCGCTGATCGACCAGGCGAACCTCGCCTGCGGCTACCACGCAGGCGATCCGCTGACCATGCAGCGCACCGTGCGCCTGGCGGTGGAGCACGGAGTGAGCATCGGCGCCCATCCCGCCTACCCGGACCTCGCCGGGTTCGGCCGCCGCCACCTGAGCTGCTCGCCCGAGGAAGTGCAGGCGCTGGTGCTCTACCAGGTGGGCGCGCTGGACGCCTTCTGCCGCGCCGCCGGCACCCGCGTCGACTATGTGAAGCCCCACGGCGCGCTGTACAACGACCTGGTGCGCGACGATGCGCTGCTTTCGGCCGTGCTCGATGCCTGCGCCGCCTACCGCAAGGGCCTGCCGTTGATGGTCCTGGCGCTGGCCGACAACGGCCGCGAGCTGCAACTGGCCGACGCCGCCGACGTGCCGCTGATGTTTGAAGCCTTCGCCGACCGCGCCTACCTGCCCGACGGCCAGCTCGCCCCGCGCCGCCTGCCCAATGCCGTGCACCACGAACCGCAGCGGATTCTCGACCAGGCCCTGGCCATCGCCCGTGGCGAGCCCTTCCCGGACATCGACGGCAAGCCGTTGCGGCTGCGCGCCGATAGCCTCTGCGTGCATGGCGACAACCCCGAATCCCTGGCGGTGCTGCGGCGCCTGCGTGGCCTGCTGGACCAGGCATGA
- the lpxO gene encoding lipid A hydroxylase LpxO, with translation MKAALLAAFGLSILYVHLRGRVRHKFSRQLTDHSSFLAPINCIMYLFSRVPSRPYLATDEFPEMRLLTENWETIRSEALHLRDAGSIKRSEQLNDVGFNSFFKTGWKRFYLKWYDDSHPSADALCPKTTELLRRIPSVKAAMFAELPPGSRLVRHRDPYAGSLRYHLGLMTPNDPGCFIEVDGERYHWRDGEAVVFDETYIHYAENTTEHDRVILFCDIERPLKSRWATVFNRWFSRSVMAAAASPNDASDKTGGINRAFASLYKIRLHGKALKKRNRKLYYLEKWGFLAALLAVIIWV, from the coding sequence ATCAAAGCCGCCCTTCTGGCCGCGTTCGGCCTGAGCATCCTTTATGTCCACCTGCGTGGGCGGGTGCGCCACAAATTCTCGCGCCAGTTGACCGACCACTCCAGCTTCCTCGCGCCGATCAACTGCATCATGTACCTGTTCTCCCGGGTGCCGAGCCGCCCGTACCTGGCGACCGACGAATTCCCCGAAATGCGCCTGCTGACGGAGAACTGGGAAACCATCCGCAGCGAAGCCCTGCACCTGCGCGACGCCGGCAGCATCAAGCGCTCCGAGCAGCTCAACGACGTGGGTTTCAATTCCTTCTTCAAGACCGGCTGGAAGCGTTTCTACCTGAAGTGGTACGACGACAGCCATCCCTCCGCCGACGCGCTGTGCCCGAAGACCACCGAGCTGTTGCGGCGGATTCCCTCGGTCAAGGCGGCAATGTTCGCCGAGCTGCCGCCGGGCTCGCGCCTGGTGCGCCACCGCGACCCCTATGCCGGTTCGCTGCGCTACCACCTGGGGCTGATGACGCCAAACGATCCCGGCTGCTTCATCGAAGTGGACGGCGAGCGCTACCACTGGCGCGACGGCGAGGCGGTGGTGTTCGACGAGACCTACATCCATTACGCCGAGAACACCACGGAGCATGACCGGGTGATCCTGTTCTGCGACATCGAACGTCCGCTGAAATCCCGCTGGGCTACGGTGTTCAATCGCTGGTTCAGCCGCAGCGTGATGGCCGCCGCGGCCTCGCCGAACGACGCGAGCGACAAGACCGGCGGCATCAACCGTGCCTTCGCCTCGCTGTACAAGATCCGCCTGCACGGCAAGGCGCTGAAGAAGCGCAACCGCAAGCTGTATTACCTGGAGAAGTGGGGCTTCCTGGCAGCGCTGCTGGCGGTGATCATCTGGGTTTGA